The Ruminococcaceae bacterium BL-4 region CAGTTTTACCTGAAGTATAATGTGCCATAATTGCCGCCGGCCGTGCCGGTGGAAAAAGGTCAGTCTCTTTAAAAAAGTGCAGGTGGTTTTCTAAAAACCATTCTCGCCGATAAAGCCTTCTCCATGGAGAATCCAACCCCTTTACTTTTCTCCACTCCTGCTCCCTTGTTCCCGGCCCCACTAATGCATTCTGCACCAACTCGCAAATTTTAGGATCAGAAGTGTCTTTTCCGATCGGAAGAGAAAATTCCTCCCCAGCGGCCGTCGCTTCTCCAAAGAGCAGGAGATCTGCTTTTTCCTTTTGAGCACAGGAAATCAGTGTTTTAACAGCTCCCTCCATCAGGCGGCTTTCCGACGGCAAAAACAGAAGATAGTCCCCTCTTGCGCGAACTGCTCCAAAATTAAAGCAGTCATATTTTCCTCCATGAGGCTTATCATACACTGTAACACGAGAATCCTGACGCTCAAACTGATGGCAAAATTCCAGTGAACGATCATTTGAATCGTCATTGATCAACAGCAATTCCAAATCAGGATTA contains the following coding sequences:
- a CDS encoding putative Glyco_trans_2-like domain-containing protein (Evidence 3 : Putative function from multiple computational evidences) produces the protein MPALSVIVPVYNGEEKLNPCVESILKQSNPDLELLLINDDSNDRSLEFCHQFERQDSRVTVYDKPHGGKYDCFNFGAVRARGDYLLFLPSESRLMEGAVKTLISCAQKEKADLLLFGEATAAGEEFSLPIGKDTSDPKICELVQNALVGPGTREQEWRKVKGLDSPWRRLYRREWFLENHLHFFKETDLFPPARPAAIMAHYTSGKTVLLPEPFIVFQKVPIEISEQKNSLIERYQACFEIVADFLKQQHVYEYLEKRHLAWFLLEAGKSCLEEAVKSSLKSREKLYDRLKKILRTPLMVRAIQSDFQDGFSRTEKRMQRILRINHFHLIESYFRYHIRSMT